The following proteins come from a genomic window of Synechococcus sp. BIOS-E4-1:
- a CDS encoding phage holin family protein, with translation MGLIGWLLQWPVRAVVLLLVAAMPLGVELAGFQAALSSAVAIGLLGTLLILPLKFVLALPWAVTSLGGLIAPVSWLFDWLITVILFSLAAALIDGFRLKDGLRSAVLGAVAYSVISAVFIRVLGLADVGVIRATAGG, from the coding sequence ATGGGCCTGATCGGTTGGTTGTTGCAATGGCCCGTCCGTGCTGTGGTTCTGCTCCTTGTGGCAGCGATGCCTTTGGGTGTTGAACTGGCCGGGTTCCAGGCGGCTCTCTCGTCAGCCGTCGCGATTGGATTGCTTGGCACTCTTCTGATCCTGCCTTTGAAATTTGTGCTGGCGCTTCCCTGGGCGGTGACCAGTCTTGGCGGATTGATTGCCCCGGTCAGCTGGTTGTTCGACTGGTTAATCACAGTGATTCTGTTCAGTCTGGCCGCAGCGTTGATTGATGGTTTTCGCTTGAAGGACGGACTACGTAGTGCTGTGCTCGGTGCCGTGGCCTACAGCGTCATCAGCGCTGTGTTCATCCGTGTTCTCGGGCTCGCCGACGTTGGGGTGATCCGGGCCACTGCCGGAGGCTGA
- a CDS encoding DoxX family protein, whose product MSEETSNQFSSDLCLLILRVSAGVLMIHHGLEKLQDPAGFTSFIVDQYFSFLPFDHVLWTYLAAYTQIIGSVVLIFGIATRPAVIGLLSTMLFAMTFHLLDTGLQGAPFAVVEAHNYEFETSALYLFIFLVLAIAGPGSLSLSRIYRDRFPQPLQGFV is encoded by the coding sequence ATGAGCGAAGAAACATCGAATCAATTTTCCTCTGACTTGTGCCTACTGATTTTGCGTGTGTCAGCAGGTGTTTTAATGATTCACCATGGTCTTGAGAAGCTGCAGGATCCTGCTGGATTCACCTCATTTATTGTTGATCAGTATTTTTCATTCCTGCCTTTTGATCATGTCCTCTGGACATATCTGGCTGCCTACACTCAGATTATCGGATCGGTTGTGCTCATCTTTGGGATTGCAACTCGTCCTGCCGTGATTGGTTTGCTTTCGACCATGCTGTTCGCCATGACCTTTCATCTTCTGGATACAGGCCTTCAAGGTGCACCATTTGCAGTTGTTGAAGCCCACAACTATGAATTTGAGACTTCAGCGCTTTACCTGTTTATTTTCCTTGTTCTTGCCATTGCCGGACCAGGTTCGCTGAGTCTGTCCAGGATCTATCGAGATCGATTTCCGCAACCTCTCCAAGGCTTTGTGTGA
- a CDS encoding early protein (E6) → MPSQPRNRVGEIYGRLTVVRASGRRTKSGNAFWWCRCSCGREREVPGDKLSKNTARKKPVITACLVCSRELQVEGVCAKNDREERQRRDNAERQREALKGQVPDSWLRLPLTDAHARELGQVLFFRGSCCLRGHLAPYRINGGCLACAGQKPSAHTTLRPNNTSSAERRS, encoded by the coding sequence ATGCCATCACAACCCCGCAACCGTGTTGGTGAGATCTACGGCCGATTAACTGTGGTTCGCGCCTCCGGACGGCGTACCAAAAGTGGAAACGCCTTTTGGTGGTGTCGTTGCAGCTGTGGCAGAGAAAGAGAGGTGCCCGGTGACAAGCTTTCAAAGAACACAGCGCGCAAGAAACCAGTGATCACAGCTTGTCTGGTTTGTTCCAGAGAGCTGCAGGTCGAGGGTGTCTGCGCCAAGAATGACCGTGAAGAACGTCAGAGACGAGATAACGCTGAACGTCAGCGCGAAGCGTTGAAGGGGCAAGTACCGGACAGCTGGCTTCGACTTCCGTTGACCGATGCCCATGCTCGAGAACTAGGACAGGTCTTGTTTTTTCGTGGAAGCTGTTGCCTGAGAGGACATCTCGCCCCCTATCGCATCAATGGGGGCTGTCTGGCATGCGCAGGTCAAAAACCCTCTGCTCACACAACGCTGAGGCCAAACAACACCAGCTCAGCTGAGAGACGGTCGTGA
- a CDS encoding Nif11-like leader peptide family natural product precursor, protein MALDQLKAFLVLMQNDPDLKDAVLASSTADDVARIAADLGYEFAGDELLRFSGQKVGRVTVSKRETPGEYN, encoded by the coding sequence ATGGCTCTTGATCAGTTGAAGGCGTTTCTTGTTCTGATGCAGAACGATCCAGATCTGAAAGACGCCGTGCTTGCCTCCTCCACTGCTGATGATGTGGCCAGGATCGCTGCCGATCTTGGCTACGAATTCGCCGGCGATGAACTGTTGCGCTTCTCTGGTCAGAAGGTTGGACGTGTCACTGTGTCTAAACGTGAAACACCTGGGGAATACAACTGA
- a CDS encoding DUF2973 domain-containing protein: MSTALFPFVLATACALVLLSAFRGLSLALRRQNRKADRTGLKTTHPELLDENGFITSEELLVVHFCGFDGNTFSANA; the protein is encoded by the coding sequence ATGTCGACAGCACTATTCCCTTTTGTCCTTGCAACTGCATGTGCACTTGTTTTGTTGTCTGCATTCCGGGGCCTTTCCTTGGCACTCAGGCGTCAAAACAGAAAAGCTGACAGAACAGGTTTGAAAACCACACACCCGGAGCTACTGGATGAAAATGGCTTCATCACCAGCGAAGAATTGCTTGTTGTCCACTTCTGTGGATTCGATGGCAATACTTTTTCAGCTAATGCGTAA
- a CDS encoding metallophosphoesterase family protein has product MSSAVAPLDASATVVAIGDVHGCATRLMLALLPHFHTGAELMFLGDLFDRSPEPEGDARVIELVRSLQADPPAYGLSAVTVLRGNHEQMLLDAIDEQMPGGAIQLWMRNGGNHDFLATAREHRDWLEALPLTAIRGSYLFVHAGVRPGVPLDQQLDSDLLWIRSPFLECEHGLPYTVVHGHSISRDFAVTRLPHRIGIDTGAFLSGRLTALPLRI; this is encoded by the coding sequence ATGTCATCTGCTGTTGCCCCTCTGGATGCTTCAGCCACTGTTGTGGCAATTGGCGATGTTCACGGTTGTGCCACCAGATTGATGCTGGCGCTTCTTCCCCACTTTCATACGGGGGCTGAACTGATGTTCCTCGGGGATCTGTTTGATCGGTCACCCGAGCCTGAAGGCGATGCCAGGGTGATCGAGCTGGTGCGATCCTTGCAGGCCGACCCACCTGCCTATGGACTTTCGGCCGTCACGGTTCTGCGTGGCAACCATGAGCAGATGTTGCTTGATGCGATCGATGAGCAGATGCCTGGTGGTGCCATCCAGCTTTGGATGCGCAATGGCGGCAACCATGACTTCCTTGCGACCGCCCGTGAGCATCGCGATTGGTTAGAAGCTCTCCCTTTAACTGCAATTCGAGGCTCGTATCTCTTTGTTCATGCAGGTGTCAGGCCAGGTGTTCCTCTGGATCAGCAGCTGGATAGCGATCTGCTCTGGATCCGTTCACCTTTTCTGGAGTGTGAGCATGGATTGCCTTACACAGTGGTGCATGGGCACTCCATCAGTCGCGATTTTGCCGTGACGCGTTTGCCACACCGTATCGGTATAGACACCGGTGCTTTCCTCAGCGGCAGGCTCACTGCTCTGCCACTACGGATATGA
- a CDS encoding Nif11-like leader peptide family natural product precursor — protein MSEEQLKAFLEKVKADTSLQEKLKAAADNDGVAAIAKDAGFSISADDLKNAQSEISDEELEGVAGGGGDDCPSLALGAC, from the coding sequence ATGTCAGAAGAGCAACTCAAAGCCTTTCTAGAAAAAGTCAAAGCTGACACCAGCCTTCAGGAAAAGCTCAAAGCAGCTGCTGACAATGATGGTGTTGCTGCGATTGCGAAAGACGCTGGGTTTAGCATCTCTGCTGATGACTTGAAGAACGCTCAATCAGAAATTTCAGATGAGGAACTGGAAGGCGTGGCTGGTGGTGGGGGGGACGACTGTCCGTCGCTGGCTCTAGGTGCTTGCTGA